The DNA window GGTGGTTGATTGAAAGGAAAGCATGTAGCAATACGAAGCTTATGATTATATCGAATTCCCTGGTTTACGGCAGTGAATTATTATCATTATTGTTTccaataaaaaaaaagtgacTTGTTTTCGACAGTTGGTCATCTCTAAGGAGGTTAAGGCTGAAAGGACGTTGAGAAGACCCCTGTTCGTTAGTCAGCCTGGTTGAAGAGTGGTGTTGGGGATAGATCGAGCTAAGATGTGGTTCCTGATCTATCCTGGCAATAACTAGGTATGACTCGCaactctttattatctacTGAGCATTATGATTCTTCAGATTCAATAAGACATACGCATAAGGATAATGCATTAAGGCTATACTACGTCAATCAAAAGACATATATTGTGTCATGTCTACCCAAATCCAATCGTCATCATTGTCCGTTATGCTAAAACAACATATTCACGAGAGCGGGTCTCATGAGACTAACACCAACGACTGATTATTAAACCGCCCAGCTTCTCGGGCATTTTTGATAATTCCTCCAGATATTCGCATTCAATCAAACATTTTCAACACTGATATTCCTCAAcaaatttttatttttttaaattacatatttaaagtatcGAATCAGACTCAGTCAAGTCAAATCAACTCGTCCACAATACATACGTTTACCAATCTCACTAGCCACATACACAATGGAGTCTTTCCTCGGCCTCGACCTCACAAGGAACTATTCCTTCTTCACGGTATTTCAATTCGTATATTTTCTCGTtcaattaaaagtaataatttactAGGTTCCGGCTGCATTCATCATCGCTGCTCTTCCCCACGCCTACACCATCGTTGCATCCAGGGGAACATACGACAATGCCAACCCTCGCTCACACAAGAACAACATCGAGAAGTGTGAGAACTTTACCAAATCTGTAAATTACCAAGCCTTCAGTCGGGTCTCGTGTTCCATTAATAACAATCCTCCAGGACAAACAATTCCTCTACCGGGCCAAGGCTGCTACAGAAAATGGCTTCGAGACCCTCGGTCTCTACGCAGCCGGCATCGTAGCCGCAAACTTTGCAGGCGTGTCGACACCTACCGTCAACGCCTTGAGCTTTAGCTACGTCACAAGCCGTGTCGTGTACAACGTCGCCTACTTGTGGCTGCAGGCCGATCGCCGCCTGGCGCCAGTGCGTAGTCTGGTGTGGACTGCGAGTATCGGACTCGTTATCACCTTGTGGATCAAAGCTGGAAACAAGATGCTCTCTGTGTAAGTACGAAGCTACTTGAGGATATCCTCGTGTATATAAGAAGAAAGGGACACAAGTTTTTGTTCGGAATTGGGACTTCTGCCGAAGTGTAACACTCCATACATGTTGGGCTTCGGCGATTTTATCCGTCTTGTACCACTTATTGCCTCAGATATAAAAGCCCGAGTTTATCTGCCGACTTCTTACTTGGCGTCTCGCTTAAATGTGTTTGATTTATTCTTCTAGACTTGTAGTGCGAGCCAAAGAGAAGCCGCTGAGGAAGTCATGTGGGAAGTTTATACCATCATCTCGCAACGCAAACAAATAGCTGCCCACAATCTGGGTGCCAAGGAGTTTCTCGAATGTTGTACCTGTTTCACCTTGGTCTTTGTATAAGAACATGCTGTTCTCTCCCCGAGTCTACACAACAGATTTCTTCgatcaacaacaaaacaaTATCCACTTTGGAACAAAACATCCACGATGCTACCTATCAAATATTCAGTCATCCTCTTCACTTCGACTACCTTGGCCCTCCCTGGTGGTGACTTTGTCGCCAATGCCCCTGCTGTCACTGCCGCTCCCGCTCTTGAACAAGCACTCGACTGCGATTAcagctattgcgacgagaaCCACGTTTCGTGGTGCTTCCACTTCGTACCCTTCACTACTATCAATCCGACACTAGGTCCCATGCCGGGAGAGACAAGGGTCTCTGTCGGGGTTTGCGGTCCTAATACAGCGGTACCAGAGCCGTCGTATTGATTCACCACGGACAGGGTCTTCATGTCGACTTCATTCAGACACTACTGGGAGGATACATCCACGAGTGACTACAACATCCATAGTCTAAATTAAAGAACGTAACGAGCGAACTTGAGATATCTCTGTCTAAGCCAAAGCATAAAACTGTGAATCTAGGTAACCAAATGACAACCCAACATAATACCCGGGCGCCCTAACATCCTTGCCCGAAAAGATCCCACAATAAAAGAACGACCAAATCCAAACTGTACGCTCCTAGGCTCTAGGTAAAGAGCCAAAATGCTACTCCAAGATTCCATGATATTTCTGGCCCTGCGCCTGTCCATGCATTATTCAGTGTGTTCGCGTGTATTCTTAATACATCTCAGCGCCTCCAAAACTCTTGTTTCGTGTCAGGTTAGCCCGACGCTGGGTTGCTCTGGGAAGCTGATCCCTCGTAGACTTGCGTCTGCTCAATGGCCGGCGTTCTGCAGCCTCTTCTACTCCACTCTGACCTTCTTCTGCCTCAATCATAACATCAGCTGGCATAGCAGCATcatccttgatcttggccaCGAAGAAGGATGCAACCAGAACACAAATACCGCCAAGAGCAAACACGATAGAGATACTGTGATCACCCGGTGTGCCTCGCGGCTTCTGCCAGAGCTTGAAAATGACACTAGAGCCCACTGTAGCGATAATCTGCGGCGCAGCAATGGCCATGTTGTGGATACCGAGAATCACTCCAGCCTGGTCaatttcttcctcctcttcgtcaccCCCGATTCCACCATTGTTTGCTCTGGACGCCGCTTGCCTCATCCTCTGAGCACGGATCAGGGCATCTCTCCGGCTGATCTCGGCACTGATGATAGCCCATGGAGCCCACAGTGTCATGGCCCAGGTAATACCGACAAGACCAACCAGCACGGTGGCCGCCTTGACAGTGCGCACAAATAGAGTGGCAAACATGCATCCGGcaaagaggaggagagagAGGAACCATGCGCGCTTGAGAGTGAGGCCAGGGATGGCCAGCTTGTCCAACCACGAAGGcttctcatcttcgtcttcatcgtaGTAACCAGCAACGGGGGTCTCTCCTGGGACATTTGTGACAGGCTGGCTGTCGTAGGTAGGAGCAATAAAGAAAGGGAGGAAGACATTCGTAAGCAAACTCACGACGGAGTTGATGAGAAGTGCAAAGGTACCAATTCGAGTCGCTTGCTCATATAGTTTGTTGAGCTGCTCCGGGGGCATGTGGGGATTCGCTTCAAGGTAGGGCTCTACATAGATCTCCCCAATATACGAGGATGTGTAGAACAGCAGAGGAAAGAATCCAACCCAGGCGCAGAACTGGACCTCGCATACCCTCTTGATCTGAGGCGGCAGACGCTTGATCGACTTGAAAATGGTGAGGAAAAAAGAGATCACGCCATGCTCCTCTTTCTTGGCAGGCCCGTCAAGTCGAGGATCTCGCTCCTTGATGAGAGCAGTGCTCACAAACACTGTCAAAGCCAGGGCCACACAAGCGATAGCACAAAGTATTTGAAACTGCGTCTTGCCAAGGAACCCGAGGTGACGAGTCAAGTCGACATACCCAGCAACGTATCCGACGATGTTGCCGAATCCAGTAATTCGACTAGCCATAGCATTGGCAGACTCCTGCTGGTGAGCTGGTGCGCAATCGACGATGAAAGCACGGATGGAGGCCTGGACGGTATTAATGGCGAAGTCGAGAACATATACACCAATAACCGCAACCACGATAGTTGTGGTCTTGACACCCTGTGACTCAGGGTCAAAGCCCATAATGTTAGAAGCGCCTGCGACGATTTCTTTCGCCCATGCGAGAAACAGCAGTGAGAGAATCGTTGCGATAGACCCTCCAATCATGAATGGCTTTCTCTTCCCCATGGGCAAACGACAGTTGTCACTCAGCATACCTACGTATGGCTGAACAAGCGTACCCGTGAGTGGGCCAGCAATCCAGACCAAAGCCATAAGAGACTTGCTGAGTCCCAGAGACAAGAGATAGGGGGAACCGTTTGAAAGTTCAACGGACCACGCGATCTGAAGGCCACCAATGCTGATGGTCAACAGAAGCAGGTACCATATGCTTTTGGTGGTTTGCGAATCATCGTGCTCCCCATGAGCAGCAGTATTAGTGTCGGCGTCGTGCCTCAGCAGAGGCGATTGTTCGTCAGTCCCTTGGGCGGCGACGCGGGCATAAGACTGGCTGCCGGGGGTTCTTCGTGGATTAGAGGCGGACGAAGCAGGCGTTCCTTCACCTCCAGAGCGTTCCGAGGGGACGCCCATTGTAACGGTGGCTGTAGCGGAGGAACTGTAGTAGTAGCAAACTTCCTTTGTCGAGTTTATTCAGGGACTTGACGTTTTTAAGAGGCTATGTTTTAACTGCCGTAATGAGAGTCCGGATGCGGGGGGGCGCAATGTGCGAACTCAGGCAGCTGATAGCTGTCCAGGGCAGGGATAGACGAAGACGGTGACTGTCTACGTATCTTAGCGAACGTATTATCACGGCAGATGCTTTGCTTTGAGGGACCCAGATCACGTCAAATACAAGACGGATAAAGGAtgagacgagacaagacaagacaatccAAAAAGCAAATAACAAGGGAAAACGGGCGGGATCAGTGTTGTGGTCTTTGCTATTTTTTGCGTGTTCCGTGTTAAGATGGATCAACAAATGTCCGCTGATTTTTAGATTTCTATCATGTGGTCAAATCAAAACTCACGCGACCGCACCTGGCGTACTCGTGCAGGCGTGGCAGGTGAAGAGAGGCTGGCGCAGGCTGGTAAGAATGTGAAAAGCGATGCGTCACTGGGTCTCCGCCTCCAATTAATGGTGATGTAAATCATCTTTAATCGAGGCCCCCCGTTCCTGATCCTGAGTCGCTCCGGGGCACGTTTTGCATCATATGATTGGTCACTATGCTCGTTTACTAACGCTGACCACTGAAAGACCTTCAAAAACTCCATCGCTGGTGCATCCTTGGACTGCTTTTTCAGTGGAACTTACCCTGTATGTAGATTTCACTGCATGAAAATCGCCGGTAATTCAACTCGATATGCAACGATTCCTCTGTCAAGGAGCTTTTTACCCGTATCTGAGACAGCATTCAACGGCACGTGGTCGAAACCACTGTCAGTCTCGAGGCGGTCAGTAGAATATTGAAGGAGAATTTAGCCTGATAGGTTAGAGGCATCCTCACCAAACCTGCACGCATCAGTGTATGACGTCTATGAGGAGAGAAAAGGCATTGAAAACTCGCGATGGTTACACGCTAGCCTTCGATATAAGTGGTTCTCTTAGAGCCTCAACCAACGTTATCAGTGTTGGGCCATCTGTTATCATATCTTATCTTTGACATGAATCGGACTTTCCATCGGCAAGAAATACGGTGATATGTTGAACCGAAGTCCTCAACGTCCACATTAAACTGGGTACAAATAGTGCCTGATCCACAAGGCATATCTCTGGAAGCCTTAGCTAACCGAGCCTTGGTTTTTCAAACAAAACCACCATGATGCAACCAGATCTTGCCAGATGGACTGCTCACGATATCTTCCCCCATGTCGTTTACGTACGTCAAGAAGTCATCTTTGCTTTGCCACAACGGAGTTCCTCCGAGGGACGCAGAAGCGAGAAGCGGGCCCAGATGCATTCGGTGAGAAAGCTGGATACTGAGCATGTAGTGAGGCGGGCCCACTGTCACCAGTCAGCGAATAACACACTCTGACACTGTTCGCCTGTCAGCCTGAAGGTGAAAACGGTTGTTATGGGATGCTTTTGACAAGGTTGATACGTTATCGTCCCCACCCGCCAAGGAAAGCACGCCGTTTTCTGTTATCGTCGCCAATTCCGGTGGCCGAAGAACTTGTACGCCGGCGAGATACTGACGAGGGGggaaaaaaagcaaaactTTCTTTCGAGGCAACTATAGCCGCCTCAATCAGTTTTGCTGGCTAACCACCAAGAGAAGGTGCCATGTCGTGCATCTTCGATTCGATAAGCTCAGTCGAACAAGCAATTACTATCCGCTGCTAACGGAGCGCCAAGCCCAGCGCCGAGAAAAAGTGGCGAATGAGGCCAGGCGTCAAGGTGCTGCACCGGGAACCAACGGGAACGGCGATTCGCAGCGGATTGGACCTTGGAGAGAAGGCCGTCCGTAGACACCGGCCCGGCGCCTGCCGACAATGAAGACCTAGTTATCTCCGTAATGGTTGCAGAAACGGAACAAAAATGCAAGACGTTCAACTAGCTTGAAGACCGACCAGAAACTTTAGTTGAGCGGATTAGAGAACGGCAGTTCCATCCCGTCAACGTCTTCAACGGTCTGGTTTTGGGTCGTGCGACTGTCTACCAAAGAAGGATGGGGTTGGCTCACTTCGTTCACAAACACCAACCGAGCAAGGGCCGATTGGTACAGTACGTACGTAATGTCAGAGCACtcgcaacaccaacaccgaACAACCGAGACTGAGCAGTTTGCAAAGGGGATCTCCAGACAGGGATCAGTTACATTACCCTACCCAGCTGGGGACTTACAGACTTGGCATCTTCTGTTAGGTTAGCCGACCTGCAGAAGAAAAAGTATCTCGGTGCCTGGAAGCCATTGAATGTCACTGTCGAAAATTTGTTGAAATAGTGGCCAAATCAAAACCTGAGTAATGCAACTCCTCTTGGCGAAGCCAAACGGACTCAGTTCGGCGTTACCTTCCAGCAATGACGCTCCTCGTCAACAGCCTGACAGTCTCGGCCTGCTCGCGACCCCGTTTGAACCCCAAGGACCCCAAGACCTCTAGTGGGAAAAGAGGGGATAATTATGTGGACTGCTTTGTTTGTGGGGCCCTCCACGGCTCGAAGTTGTCGCCGACCCCGTGTTTTGAGATGCAGGTTGGAGTCTGATGGTGTCGAAAACGGTCAACGTTACACTACGGGTGAGGTATGTTGCCGGGTTTCATTATCCAGGACGCCAGAGCAGAAGTTTGTTTCTGAGGCGTAGCGACGATGCGACAGCTATTAACGGCTGATACACGAGGCGCCTCACGATGCAACTCCTGTATGTCAATGTTTCTGTCAATTTCTATATCCACATCTCTTCACTGCCGGGCACGCTCGGCTCTGATTGAAATGAACAGGGCTCTCATGGATCCAGATGGCCAGTTAGCCTGGGCTGTCGACATGCCATGCACGAAATTCCTGGTGCCTACGTACTACAGCCTTCTCTCTGCCAGGTGGACACCCTGTCAGAACGATCATAGCAATGATCACCGGCTAAATTCACAACAACTTTAGTGTCGTCTGCCACCTCCCTCTTTGAGGCTCATAGTTTGATAATGGTGGTGTGCCTTTTGCATTTGCTGGGTTTTGTTGCTAAAAAAACTGGCATCTCCGATCCTTCCATCCACCCACCACATGTGAGGGCGAGAAGGCTGCAAAGCGACACAAGTACTTTTTGTACCTCTCAACTCCCCGGTCCGACATTGCAGGGTTTCTCCATACAGTTGTTATGGATCTCACTGACCTCATTGAGGGTCAACCCCCGTACAAGCCGCCGAAGCCTCCGCAATTCTCCGCACCCCAGTCTACAATGAGCGAATAGCAACTCGCTGTCCTTCCTGTGCCCCCAAGAACCAGGGGCTAACGGACCCATCGACCATCCAGAAGCCACTCACATTTGCTCATGTATCTCTTGTACACGGGATAAGGGACCTCGAGGCAGTTCCACCTCCACAGCAAGTCCAGTTTCCAAGGCGCCGCCGGAGAACGCATGGATGGAAGCCCCCATGCTGGTCCAAACGACCGAAGACTTTGAGGGGTTTTCCTATCTTGAAGGATTGTCTTTAAATGCCCCGGCTCCTGCACTTATCTGTTTGAGTCTATATAGATAACCGATCGCCCGTTCCTTTCCCATTTGCTCTCATTCTTGATGATCTCGTCAATTCTAAGCTCGCTACCTCGAATCAATTAAACAACAAGCTACAACCCAATTCACCAAGCTTACACTCTCACTCACAAAACACATTCACAATGGCTATTCGAGAGCACTTTCGCCGAGCTATGCGCTCCGACGCTTCCGCGTCAAATATTATCGACGCCAACACATCTGGAAAGATCACAGCTACCATCACCAAGTCCAGCCAGAACAGCGACAAGTCTGATTcttcatcaaagtcatctCTTGTCAACAAGCTGTCCCGTACTTGGACGTGGGGGTCTAAGGACAAGGACGCTACCAAGGAGCGCAAGaccaagagcaagaagggaaaaaagaTCACTCACCCTAGCGAGAAGCCCTTGACAGCCCAAAATCTCCAAC is part of the Fusarium poae strain DAOMC 252244 chromosome 4, whole genome shotgun sequence genome and encodes:
- a CDS encoding hypothetical protein (TransMembrane:10 (i68-87o107-128i140-159o179-198i256-278o369-392i438-456o462-484i533-553o565-584i)~BUSCO:16482at5125) — encoded protein: MGVPSERSGGEGTPASSASNPRRTPGSQSYARVAAQGTDEQSPLLRHDADTNTAAHGEHDDSQTTKSIWYLLLLTISIGGLQIAWSVELSNGSPYLLSLGLSKSLMALVWIAGPLTGTLVQPYVGMLSDNCRLPMGKRKPFMIGGSIATILSLLFLAWAKEIVAGASNIMGFDPESQGVKTTTIVVAVIGVYVLDFAINTVQASIRAFIVDCAPAHQQESANAMASRITGFGNIVGYVAGYVDLTRHLGFLGKTQFQILCAIACVALALTVFVSTALIKERDPRLDGPAKKEEHGVISFFLTIFKSIKRLPPQIKRVCEVQFCAWVGFFPLLFYTSSYIGEIYVEPYLEANPHMPPEQLNKLYEQATRIGTFALLINSVVSLLTNVFLPFFIAPTYDSQPVTNVPGETPVAGYYDEDEDEKPSWLDKLAIPGLTLKRAWFLSLLLFAGCMFATLFVRTVKAATVLVGLVGITWAMTLWAPWAIISAEISRRDALIRAQRMRQAASRANNGGIGGDEEEEEIDQAGVILGIHNMAIAAPQIIATVGSSVIFKLWQKPRGTPGDHSISIVFALGGICVLVASFFVAKIKDDAAMPADVMIEAEEGQSGVEEAAERRPLSRRKSTRDQLPRATQRRANLTRNKSFGGAEMY
- a CDS encoding hypothetical protein (SECRETED:SignalP(1-17)) codes for the protein MLPIKYSVILFTSTTLALPGGDFVANAPAVTAAPALEQALDCDYSYCDENHVSWCFHFVPFTTINPTLGPMPGETRVSVGGLHVDFIQTLLGGYIHE
- a CDS encoding hypothetical protein (TransMembrane:3 (i12-31o102-121i133-149o)); the encoded protein is MESFLGLDLTRNYSFFTVPAAFIIAALPHAYTIVASRGTYDNANPRSHKNNIEKCENFTKSDKQFLYRAKAATENGFETLGLYAAGIVAANFAGVSTPTVNALSFSYVTSRVVYNVAYLWLQADRRLAPVRSLVWTASIGLVITLWIKAGNKMLSV